From Streptomyces sp. NBC_00775, one genomic window encodes:
- a CDS encoding ABC transporter permease: MTPPTPSAAAPLEVTDETEKTSAPSSTPKGSESRSPGRLAWKRFKRDRTGVISAYIVIFFFAIAICAPLISKLYGKDPYTTYASQRPELLDAFSYPSGPNGGMSSEFWFGIEPQLGRDVFTYLLYGIRTSLGLAVAATLLTTVVGVIIGITAGYLGGKTDYFVGRIIDIVLSFPSTLFFIAFMPVVYGLFVAPDDNIPTSLRAVSLILVLSAFGWASIARLLRGQVLGLREREYIEAAKVTGASPRRIVFKELLPNLWTPIIIQSTLMLPAYVTAEAGLSFLGVGIIDPTPDWGVMIQRGAQFYTEDLTFMLFPGLSMVIFVLAFNLLGDSVRDALDPKSKR, encoded by the coding sequence ATGACCCCCCCTACTCCTTCCGCGGCCGCCCCGCTTGAGGTGACCGACGAGACCGAGAAAACCTCGGCTCCGTCTTCCACCCCCAAGGGCTCGGAGAGTCGCTCCCCTGGACGACTCGCCTGGAAGCGGTTCAAACGCGACCGCACGGGCGTCATATCGGCCTATATCGTGATCTTCTTCTTCGCGATCGCGATCTGCGCCCCGCTGATATCGAAGCTGTACGGCAAGGACCCGTACACCACGTACGCGAGCCAGCGGCCGGAACTCCTCGACGCCTTCTCCTACCCCTCGGGTCCGAACGGCGGGATGAGCTCGGAGTTCTGGTTCGGCATCGAGCCGCAGCTGGGCCGGGACGTCTTCACGTACCTGCTGTACGGCATCCGGACCTCACTGGGCCTCGCCGTGGCCGCCACCCTGCTGACCACCGTCGTCGGCGTGATCATCGGCATCACCGCGGGCTACCTGGGCGGCAAGACCGACTACTTCGTCGGCCGGATCATCGACATCGTGCTGTCGTTCCCGTCCACGCTGTTCTTCATCGCCTTCATGCCGGTGGTGTACGGGCTCTTCGTCGCCCCCGACGACAACATCCCCACCTCCCTGCGGGCCGTCTCCCTGATCCTCGTCCTCTCCGCCTTCGGCTGGGCCTCCATCGCCCGACTGCTGCGTGGCCAGGTACTCGGTCTGCGCGAGCGGGAGTACATCGAGGCGGCCAAGGTCACCGGCGCCTCCCCGCGGCGCATCGTGTTCAAGGAACTGCTGCCCAACCTGTGGACGCCGATCATCATCCAGTCCACGCTCATGCTGCCGGCCTACGTGACCGCGGAAGCGGGTCTGTCCTTCCTCGGCGTCGGCATCATCGACCCGACCCCGGACTGGGGCGTCATGATCCAGCGCGGCGCCCAGTTCTACACCGAGGACCTCACCTTCATGCTCTTCCCGGGCCTCTCGATGGTGATCTTCGTCCTCGCCTTCAACCTGCTCGGCGACTCGGTGCGCGACGCGCTCGACCCGAAGTCCAAGCGGTAG
- a CDS encoding ABC transporter substrate-binding protein has protein sequence MSFSRRNFLIATGVVAASSSLLTACGGGSDNKSTRKVPKVSGSKTQEIPVGTKADSTGPAPEVTGAVKGGTIYSLDQFDMDHLDPAQIYVSTEGAITVPILRGLTGYKIDDKGGATLVGDAATDAGTMKDGGKTWTFTLKDGLKWEDGTDISEADLRHTFERLFATFVTEGPRYVQQWLVGGDKYKGPYDGKSLDSIAVDGKTITFSLTEARTDFNFTLAMRAYSLVNKKHDTKEKYDKKPFSCGPYKIGARSIGKSLTYVRNEHWDPKTDSIRNNYPDKYVFQFGFEPLASTDRYVADSGNDQYAMSIFNEVAPERIASVLTNAKLKTRVLTEVDTVTYYWPINTTRITDVKVRQAINWAWPHQQLQTIRGGASTSELASTILSPVTPGYQKFDLYGVTTKPGGDAAKAKALLKEAGKEGQKLVIAYQASDNAQKQAVAIKNALEAAGFTVVNKQVDKSTFYTQIGKIDNDYDLFAAGWSPDWPNGYSVFFPCWSGKNIGDGRSNYAQLNDPTINKAIDAAAKITDVAAANKAWGNIDRQIMETAAVIPDYHSIRNWMHGSKVGNVIYDSGNTCVALCKLYAMS, from the coding sequence ATGTCTTTCTCCCGTAGAAACTTCCTGATCGCGACCGGCGTGGTCGCGGCCTCGTCGTCCCTCCTGACCGCGTGTGGCGGCGGCAGCGACAACAAGTCGACCCGCAAGGTCCCCAAGGTCAGCGGCTCCAAGACCCAGGAGATCCCGGTCGGCACCAAGGCCGACTCGACCGGCCCGGCGCCGGAGGTCACGGGAGCGGTCAAGGGCGGGACGATCTACTCGCTCGACCAGTTCGACATGGACCACCTGGACCCGGCGCAGATCTACGTCTCCACCGAGGGCGCCATCACCGTCCCGATCCTGCGTGGCCTCACCGGCTACAAGATCGACGACAAGGGCGGCGCCACCCTGGTCGGCGACGCGGCCACGGACGCGGGCACCATGAAGGACGGCGGCAAGACCTGGACCTTCACCCTGAAGGACGGTCTGAAGTGGGAGGACGGCACGGACATCTCCGAGGCCGACCTGCGCCACACCTTCGAGCGCCTCTTCGCCACCTTCGTCACCGAGGGTCCCCGCTACGTCCAGCAGTGGCTGGTCGGCGGCGACAAGTACAAGGGCCCCTACGACGGCAAGTCCCTCGACTCCATCGCGGTCGACGGCAAGACCATCACGTTCAGCCTCACCGAGGCGCGCACCGACTTCAACTTCACGCTGGCCATGCGTGCTTACTCCCTGGTGAACAAGAAGCACGACACCAAGGAGAAGTACGACAAGAAGCCCTTCTCCTGCGGCCCGTACAAGATCGGCGCCCGCAGCATCGGCAAGTCGCTCACCTACGTGCGCAACGAGCACTGGGACCCGAAGACCGACTCGATCCGCAACAACTACCCGGACAAGTACGTCTTCCAGTTCGGCTTCGAGCCGCTGGCCTCGACCGACCGCTACGTCGCGGACTCGGGCAACGACCAGTACGCGATGTCGATCTTCAACGAGGTCGCCCCGGAGCGCATCGCCTCGGTCCTCACCAACGCCAAGCTCAAGACGCGCGTCCTCACCGAGGTCGACACGGTCACCTACTACTGGCCGATCAACACGACCCGCATCACGGACGTCAAGGTCCGTCAGGCCATCAACTGGGCCTGGCCGCACCAGCAGCTGCAGACGATCCGCGGCGGCGCCTCCACCAGCGAGCTGGCCTCCACCATCCTCTCGCCGGTGACCCCGGGCTACCAGAAGTTCGACCTGTACGGCGTGACCACGAAGCCCGGCGGCGACGCGGCCAAGGCCAAGGCCCTGCTGAAGGAAGCCGGCAAGGAGGGCCAGAAGCTGGTCATCGCCTACCAGGCCTCGGACAACGCGCAGAAGCAGGCCGTCGCGATCAAGAACGCTCTGGAGGCGGCCGGCTTCACGGTCGTCAACAAGCAGGTCGACAAGTCGACCTTCTACACCCAGATCGGCAAGATCGACAACGACTACGACCTGTTCGCCGCCGGCTGGAGCCCGGACTGGCCGAACGGTTACTCGGTCTTCTTCCCGTGCTGGAGCGGCAAGAACATCGGCGACGGCCGCAGCAACTACGCCCAGCTGAACGACCCGACGATCAACAAGGCGATCGACGCGGCCGCCAAGATCACGGACGTCGCCGCGGCCAACAAGGCCTGGGGCAACATCGACCGCCAGATCATGGAGACGGCCGCCGTGATCCCGGACTACCACTCCATCCGCAACTGGATGCACGGTTCCAAGGTCGGAAACGTCATCTACGACAGCGGCAACACCTGCGTCGCGCTCTGCAAGCTCTACGCGATGAGCTAA
- a CDS encoding ABC transporter permease, whose amino-acid sequence MSRFLIRRVLGALVILLIISAITFWLFYAIPRDPAMMSCGKNCTPDMLAQIRHNLGIDHPIPVQYWDWLKGVFVGRDYGSFGNCNAPCLGYSFANREPVLGTILDRLPTTLSLALGAAVVFLIFGVGAGMLAALKQGKFLDKFASSASLFGSSLQIYFVGYIAMFFFVSKLGLFAQPSYTPLTEDPVAWFSGLLLPWLTLAIIFTANYTRMTRSQLVEQLSEDYVRTARAKGLSRANVFFRFAWRGAMGPIVTVFGIDLGTLVGGAIITESTFSMQGVGRLAVDSVVKSDLPMLLGVTVLSAGAIVLANIAVDAVYALIDPRIRLA is encoded by the coding sequence ATGTCCCGCTTCCTCATTCGCCGAGTCCTCGGCGCACTGGTCATCCTGCTGATCATCAGCGCCATCACCTTCTGGCTCTTCTACGCCATCCCGCGTGACCCGGCGATGATGTCCTGCGGCAAGAACTGCACGCCCGACATGCTCGCGCAGATCCGGCACAACCTGGGCATCGACCACCCGATCCCGGTGCAGTACTGGGACTGGCTCAAGGGTGTCTTCGTCGGACGCGACTACGGGAGCTTCGGGAACTGCAACGCCCCCTGCCTCGGCTACTCCTTCGCCAACCGCGAGCCCGTCCTCGGCACGATCCTGGACCGCCTGCCGACGACCCTCTCCCTCGCCCTCGGCGCGGCCGTCGTCTTCCTGATCTTCGGCGTCGGCGCGGGCATGCTCGCCGCCCTCAAGCAGGGCAAGTTCCTGGACAAGTTCGCCAGCTCGGCCTCGCTGTTCGGCTCCTCGCTGCAGATCTACTTCGTCGGCTACATCGCGATGTTCTTCTTCGTCTCGAAGCTGGGCCTGTTCGCGCAGCCGTCGTACACGCCGCTCACCGAGGACCCGGTCGCCTGGTTCTCCGGACTGCTGCTGCCCTGGCTGACCCTGGCGATCATCTTCACCGCCAACTACACCCGTATGACCCGCTCCCAGCTGGTCGAGCAGCTCAGCGAGGACTACGTCCGCACCGCCCGCGCCAAGGGCCTGTCCCGTGCGAACGTCTTCTTCCGATTCGCCTGGCGCGGTGCGATGGGCCCGATCGTCACGGTCTTCGGCATCGACCTGGGCACCCTGGTCGGCGGCGCGATCATCACCGAGTCGACCTTCAGCATGCAGGGCGTCGGCCGCCTCGCGGTGGACTCCGTGGTCAAGAGCGACCTGCCCATGCTGCTCGGCGTCACCGTCCTGTCGGCCGGCGCGATCGTGCTCGCCAACATCGCCGTCGACGCCGTCTACGCCCTCATCGACCCGCGGATCCGGCTCGCCTGA
- a CDS encoding ABC transporter ATP-binding protein has product MTSTDQQPFLSVRDLKVHFSTEDGVVKAVDGLTFDLAKGKTLGIVGESGSGKSVTNLTILGLHDRDRTAIDGEILLDGKELLTASEREMEQLRGNKMSMIFQDALASLSPYHTIGKQIGETYRKHTGASKKEARERAIEMLKRVGIPQPDVRVDDYPHQFSGGMRQRAMIAMALVCDPELLIADEPTTALDVTVQAQIMDLLKDLQQEFGTAIIFITHDLGVIADIADDVLVMYGGRCVERGTKKEVLREPQHPYTWGLLGSMPTLDGPVDVPLNPIPGSPPSLLNPPTGCRFHPRCTFTEKIEGGLCSTEQPLLTITDGRGAACHLTADQRHEFFADYAATRSH; this is encoded by the coding sequence GTGACGAGCACCGATCAGCAGCCCTTCCTGTCCGTCAGGGATCTGAAGGTCCACTTCTCCACCGAAGACGGCGTCGTCAAGGCCGTCGACGGTCTCACCTTCGACCTGGCCAAGGGCAAGACGCTCGGCATCGTGGGCGAGTCGGGCTCGGGCAAGTCCGTCACGAACCTGACGATCCTCGGCCTGCACGACCGCGACCGCACCGCCATCGACGGCGAGATCCTGCTCGACGGCAAGGAGCTGCTGACCGCCTCCGAGCGGGAGATGGAGCAGCTGCGCGGCAACAAGATGTCGATGATCTTCCAGGACGCGCTGGCCTCGCTGTCGCCGTACCACACCATCGGCAAGCAGATCGGTGAGACGTACCGCAAGCACACCGGCGCCTCCAAGAAGGAGGCCCGGGAGCGGGCGATCGAGATGCTCAAGCGCGTCGGCATCCCGCAGCCGGACGTCCGTGTGGACGACTACCCGCACCAGTTCTCCGGCGGTATGCGCCAGCGCGCGATGATCGCGATGGCGCTGGTCTGCGACCCGGAGCTGCTGATCGCGGACGAGCCGACGACGGCGCTCGACGTGACGGTGCAGGCCCAGATCATGGACCTGCTGAAGGACCTCCAGCAGGAGTTCGGCACGGCGATCATCTTCATCACCCACGACCTGGGTGTCATCGCCGACATCGCGGACGACGTGCTGGTGATGTACGGCGGCCGGTGCGTGGAGCGCGGCACCAAGAAGGAGGTGCTGCGCGAGCCGCAGCACCCGTACACCTGGGGTCTGCTGGGCTCGATGCCGACCCTGGACGGTCCGGTGGACGTACCGCTGAACCCGATCCCCGGATCGCCTCCGTCGCTGCTGAACCCGCCGACCGGCTGCCGCTTCCACCCGCGGTGCACCTTCACGGAGAAGATCGAGGGCGGTCTCTGCTCCACCGAGCAGCCGCTGCTGACGATCACGGACGGGCGCGGTGCCGCCTGTCACCTCACGGCGGACCAGCGCCACGAGTTCTTCGCCGACTACGCCGCGACCCGGTCGCACTGA
- a CDS encoding ABC transporter ATP-binding protein, whose product MSNTNPLLDVTGLTKHFPVMGGFPFKRKIGAVQAVDGLDFQVAEGESLGLVGESGCGKSTTGRLITRLLEPTGGKISYRGQDITHAGRKQLAPIRSEIQMIFQDPYASLNPRQTVGKIISGPMEINGINPPGGQENRVRELLETVGLNPEHYNRFPHEFSGGQRQRIGVARALALSPKLIVADEPVSALDVSIQAQVVNLLQDLQRDLGIAFVFIAHDLAIVRHFSQRVAVMYLGKIVEIANREDLYENPRHPYTRALLSAVPEATADDVPARERILLTGDVPSPLNPPSGCRFRTRCWKATEKCATEAPPLVQVEGNKDGHLTACHYPETTADLALPAARKSL is encoded by the coding sequence ATGAGCAACACGAACCCCCTCCTGGACGTCACCGGACTGACCAAGCACTTCCCGGTGATGGGAGGCTTCCCCTTCAAGCGGAAGATCGGCGCGGTCCAGGCCGTGGACGGCCTCGACTTCCAGGTCGCCGAGGGCGAGAGCCTGGGTCTGGTCGGCGAGTCCGGCTGCGGCAAGTCGACGACGGGCCGGCTGATCACGCGCCTCCTGGAGCCCACCGGCGGCAAGATCAGCTACCGCGGCCAGGACATCACGCACGCGGGCCGCAAGCAGCTGGCGCCGATCCGCTCCGAGATCCAGATGATCTTCCAGGACCCGTACGCGTCGCTGAACCCGCGCCAGACGGTCGGCAAGATCATCTCGGGCCCGATGGAGATCAACGGGATCAACCCGCCCGGCGGCCAGGAGAACCGCGTACGCGAACTCCTGGAGACGGTCGGCCTCAACCCCGAGCACTACAACCGCTTCCCGCACGAGTTCTCCGGCGGTCAGCGCCAGCGCATCGGCGTGGCACGGGCGTTGGCGCTCTCGCCGAAGCTGATCGTGGCGGACGAGCCGGTCTCCGCGCTGGACGTCTCGATCCAGGCCCAGGTCGTGAACCTCCTCCAGGACCTCCAGCGGGACCTGGGCATCGCGTTCGTCTTCATCGCCCACGACCTCGCCATCGTCCGCCACTTCTCGCAGCGCGTGGCGGTCATGTACCTCGGCAAGATCGTGGAGATCGCCAACCGCGAGGACCTGTACGAGAACCCGCGCCACCCTTACACGCGCGCGCTGCTGTCCGCCGTCCCCGAGGCCACGGCGGACGACGTTCCGGCCCGCGAGCGCATCCTGCTCACCGGCGACGTGCCCTCCCCGCTCAACCCGCCGTCGGGCTGCCGCTTCCGCACCCGCTGCTGGAAGGCGACGGAGAAGTGCGCGACGGAGGCTCCGCCGCTGGTCCAGGTCGAGGGCAACAAGGACGGCCATCTGACGGCGTGCCACTACCCGGAGACTACGGCGGACCTGGCGCTGCCCGCGGCCCGCAAGTCTCTGTAA
- a CDS encoding SigE family RNA polymerase sigma factor, with amino-acid sequence MPAQPEEFDVFYAATAKRLVALVYAMTGDLGEAEDAVQEAYVRAWQRWDRLTREGDPLPWVRTVAMRLAISTWRRTRGRLRAHFRHGPQTDVPELSGDRVALVAALRDLTPDQRQAVVLHHLLDLPVEQVARETGASNGAVRTRLSRARRILGERLAEVDPTFTGEGVASHG; translated from the coding sequence ATGCCGGCGCAGCCGGAGGAATTCGACGTGTTCTACGCCGCCACCGCCAAACGCCTGGTCGCCCTGGTCTACGCGATGACCGGAGACCTGGGCGAGGCGGAGGACGCGGTGCAGGAGGCGTATGTACGCGCATGGCAGCGCTGGGACCGCCTCACGCGTGAGGGGGACCCGCTGCCGTGGGTCCGCACGGTGGCGATGCGGCTCGCGATCAGCACTTGGCGGCGCACCCGGGGACGGCTGCGCGCGCACTTCCGGCACGGCCCGCAGACGGACGTGCCGGAACTCTCCGGCGACCGGGTGGCGTTGGTGGCCGCTCTGCGCGACCTGACGCCCGACCAGCGGCAGGCGGTCGTGCTCCACCATCTCCTCGATCTGCCGGTGGAGCAGGTCGCCCGGGAGACCGGCGCTTCCAACGGCGCCGTCCGCACCCGGCTCAGCCGGGCCCGCAGGATCCTCGGCGAACGGCTCGCCGAGGTCGATCCCACATTCACCGGCGAGGGGGTGGCCAGCCATGGCTGA
- a CDS encoding GNAT family N-acetyltransferase, producing the protein MRLERVTPANVEAAIALKVRPDQERFVSPVVKSLAEAYVHPESAWPRLIFDGEELVGFVMAFFGIRFDPDNPDDRPRSGLWRLNIADGRQGRGYGRFAVEAVCEEIRERGQSRVTVTWAEGEGGPEEFYLRLGFRRTGEMSGDQVVGELDLDRA; encoded by the coding sequence CTGCGCCTGGAGAGGGTGACGCCGGCCAACGTCGAGGCGGCCATCGCGCTGAAGGTGCGGCCGGATCAGGAACGGTTCGTGTCCCCGGTGGTGAAGTCGCTCGCCGAGGCCTATGTGCACCCTGAGTCCGCCTGGCCCCGCCTGATCTTCGACGGCGAGGAACTCGTCGGGTTCGTGATGGCCTTCTTCGGCATCCGCTTCGACCCCGACAACCCCGACGACCGCCCCCGCTCGGGTCTCTGGCGACTGAACATCGCCGACGGCCGGCAGGGGCGCGGCTACGGCCGGTTCGCCGTCGAGGCGGTGTGTGAGGAGATCCGTGAGCGGGGGCAGTCCCGCGTCACGGTGACGTGGGCCGAGGGCGAAGGCGGCCCCGAGGAGTTCTACCTGCGGCTCGGCTTCCGCCGCACGGGAGAGATGAGCGGCGACCAGGTCGTGGGCGAACTGGACTTGGACCGGGCCTGA
- a CDS encoding VOC family protein, which produces MGEQGPLNPTIRTITFDCTGDPYDLGLFWSELLGRPLADDDKPGDPEAVIVDPSGGPTLLFVHVPEEKTAKNRVHLDLQPQGRTRAAEVERALGLGARQVADHTRPDGGGWVLLADPEGNEFCVERGELG; this is translated from the coding sequence ATGGGAGAACAAGGACCGTTGAACCCCACCATCCGCACGATCACCTTCGACTGCACCGGCGACCCGTACGATCTCGGGCTGTTCTGGAGCGAGTTGCTCGGCCGGCCGCTCGCCGACGACGACAAGCCCGGTGACCCGGAGGCGGTGATCGTGGACCCGTCCGGTGGGCCGACCCTCCTCTTCGTGCACGTTCCGGAGGAGAAGACGGCCAAGAATCGCGTCCACCTCGACCTCCAGCCGCAGGGACGCACCCGCGCGGCGGAGGTGGAGCGGGCGCTCGGGCTCGGGGCCCGGCAGGTCGCGGACCACACGCGGCCGGACGGTGGCGGGTGGGTCCTCCTGGCGGACCCGGAAGGCAATGAATTCTGCGTGGAGCGCGGGGAGTTGGGTTAG
- a CDS encoding DinB family protein, whose amino-acid sequence MTRTDTPSAWDERTQLTTFLDYARATARAKCEGVSPEDARKAPLPGSPLMTLCGLISHLRWVEYSWFQVVFLGEEDEGPWTDEDPDREMRIAVDIPLADLLSEYEEQAARYRELVAEHSLDDKAERPIRDGRHVDLRWILLHLIEETARHNGHLDILRELADGRTGA is encoded by the coding sequence ATGACTCGAACCGACACGCCTTCCGCCTGGGACGAACGCACCCAGCTGACCACCTTCCTCGACTACGCCCGCGCCACGGCGCGCGCCAAGTGCGAGGGCGTCTCCCCGGAGGACGCCCGCAAGGCCCCGCTGCCGGGCTCCCCGCTGATGACCCTGTGCGGACTGATCAGCCACCTCCGCTGGGTCGAGTACTCCTGGTTCCAGGTGGTGTTCCTCGGCGAGGAGGACGAGGGGCCCTGGACGGACGAGGACCCCGACCGCGAGATGCGTATCGCCGTCGACATCCCGCTGGCCGACCTCCTGTCCGAGTACGAGGAACAGGCCGCCCGCTACCGCGAGTTGGTCGCCGAGCACTCCCTGGACGACAAGGCCGAGCGCCCCATCCGCGACGGCCGCCATGTCGACCTCCGCTGGATCCTCCTCCACCTCATCGAGGAGACGGCCCGCCACAACGGCCACCTCGACATCCTGCGCGAACTGGCCGACGGCCGGACCGGGGCCTAG
- a CDS encoding amidohydrolase family protein produces the protein MALHLRGTVLPDGVVRDLWTLGDRITFQRPTAPADTVADGGFLLPGLVDVHTHPGAADGSLVFDPDVFAEQIAAHRDAGTTALRFPGLLGEVPTALRDAPDSPRMITAGRWLAWAGLSKSAGFHTVTDDLVALAVAEAKAHDGWCKLMGDWDFEAAPVPCELLRAVVDGVHAAGGRVAVHCQSAEGVLGAARAGVDSIEHGMGMPEESVALMAAHGTSYVPTLTAFARSAPRIKDNARGRLWHEGHRTMIRRVREAYDAGVTVLAGTDSAPFGNVATEVEHLIAAGLPPETAVGAASWTARTFLGLPTLTEGALADITVHDADPRLEPGTLRHPRRIVLRGRIVH, from the coding sequence ATGGCCCTCCACCTGCGCGGAACCGTCCTGCCCGACGGCGTCGTACGCGACCTCTGGACACTCGGCGACCGGATCACCTTCCAGCGCCCCACCGCCCCCGCCGACACCGTCGCCGACGGCGGTTTCCTGCTTCCGGGCCTGGTCGACGTACACACGCACCCGGGGGCCGCCGACGGCTCCCTCGTCTTCGACCCGGACGTCTTCGCCGAGCAGATCGCCGCCCACCGCGACGCGGGGACCACGGCCCTGCGCTTCCCCGGGCTGCTGGGCGAGGTGCCCACGGCGCTGCGGGACGCGCCGGACTCTCCGCGCATGATCACGGCGGGGCGCTGGCTGGCCTGGGCGGGGCTCTCGAAGAGCGCCGGGTTCCACACGGTGACCGATGACCTCGTCGCCCTGGCGGTGGCCGAGGCGAAGGCCCACGACGGGTGGTGCAAGCTCATGGGCGACTGGGACTTCGAGGCGGCGCCGGTGCCCTGCGAGCTGCTGCGCGCGGTCGTCGACGGCGTGCACGCGGCGGGCGGGCGGGTCGCCGTGCACTGCCAGTCGGCGGAGGGTGTGCTGGGCGCGGCGCGCGCCGGCGTCGACTCGATCGAGCACGGGATGGGCATGCCGGAGGAGAGCGTGGCGCTGATGGCCGCGCACGGGACCTCGTACGTCCCCACCCTCACCGCCTTCGCCCGCAGCGCACCCCGCATCAAGGACAACGCCCGGGGCCGGCTCTGGCACGAGGGCCACCGCACGATGATCCGCCGCGTCCGCGAGGCGTACGACGCCGGTGTCACCGTCCTCGCCGGCACGGACTCCGCGCCGTTCGGCAACGTCGCCACCGAGGTCGAACACCTCATCGCGGCCGGACTCCCGCCCGAGACCGCGGTCGGCGCCGCCAGCTGGACCGCTCGAACCTTCCTGGGCCTGCCCACCCTGACGGAGGGCGCCCTCGCCGACATCACCGTCCACGACGCCGACCCCCGTCTGGAACCCGGCACCCTGCGCCACCCCCGGCGCATCGTGCTGCGCGGCCGGATCGTCCACTGA
- a CDS encoding VOC family protein has product MLHHIELWVPDLGRAVEAWGWLLEGLGCVPYQDWPEGRSWRLGETYLVVEQSPALTGDRHDRLRPGLNHLAFHVASRARLDALVEEAPAYGWTLLFPDRHPYAGGTEHCAAYLENADGFEVELVARDE; this is encoded by the coding sequence ATGCTGCACCACATCGAGTTGTGGGTGCCGGACCTGGGACGGGCGGTGGAGGCGTGGGGCTGGCTGCTGGAGGGGCTCGGGTGCGTTCCGTACCAGGACTGGCCGGAGGGCCGCAGCTGGCGTCTGGGGGAGACCTACCTCGTGGTCGAGCAGTCGCCCGCGCTGACCGGTGACCGGCACGACCGTCTGCGCCCCGGCCTCAACCACCTCGCCTTCCACGTCGCGAGCCGCGCCCGGCTCGACGCGCTGGTCGAGGAGGCGCCGGCGTACGGCTGGACGCTGCTGTTCCCGGACCGGCATCCGTACGCGGGCGGGACCGAGCACTGCGCCGCGTATCTGGAGAACGCGGACGGGTTCGAGGTGGAGCTGGTGGCGAGGGACGAGTGA
- a CDS encoding HAD family hydrolase, whose translation MRSDNLDVGSVTPVLFDVDGVLIDTADAHGRVWRAWARLHGLDPEAVWRATQGRRRTDTLRRVAPDLDPVEEHRVLDRLMAAEEPGFRAFDGAAPLLHALPPHLWAVVTSSRATPTAARLARTGLPVPQVRVCAEDVSEGKPSPEGYLTAAARLAVDPARCVVVEDSPAGIEAGLAAGCTVYAVASTHSPAELARAHVCFPSLSEAARELTPVHPSEE comes from the coding sequence TTGAGGAGCGACAACCTCGATGTCGGGTCGGTGACGCCGGTGCTCTTCGACGTGGACGGCGTACTGATCGACACCGCGGACGCGCACGGCCGGGTCTGGCGGGCCTGGGCGCGGCTGCACGGCCTGGACCCCGAGGCCGTCTGGCGGGCTACGCAGGGCAGGCGCCGGACGGACACACTGCGCAGGGTCGCCCCGGATCTCGACCCCGTCGAGGAACACCGGGTGCTGGACCGGCTGATGGCCGCCGAGGAGCCCGGCTTCCGCGCCTTCGACGGCGCCGCCCCCCTGCTGCACGCCCTGCCACCGCACTTGTGGGCCGTCGTCACCTCCAGCCGCGCGACCCCCACGGCGGCCCGCCTCGCCCGTACGGGACTGCCGGTGCCTCAGGTGCGGGTCTGCGCCGAGGACGTCTCCGAGGGCAAGCCCTCGCCGGAGGGGTATCTCACCGCTGCCGCGCGGCTCGCCGTCGACCCGGCCCGGTGCGTGGTGGTCGAGGACTCGCCCGCGGGCATCGAGGCGGGCCTCGCGGCCGGCTGCACCGTGTACGCCGTGGCCTCCACGCACAGCCCCGCCGAACTCGCCCGCGCCCACGTCTGTTTCCCCTCGCTGAGCGAGGCGGCCCGTGAACTGACCCCCGTGCACCCGTCGGAGGAGTGA